In Helicoverpa zea isolate HzStark_Cry1AcR chromosome 3, ilHelZeax1.1, whole genome shotgun sequence, the following proteins share a genomic window:
- the LOC124645878 gene encoding transmembrane protein 268 isoform X2, which produces MSNVEITEVNELNGNVNQDKVRKGWVKFDDESPKSAENDVPPSVSSPEGASTSATAQSAAVLKTETVHINLERGDKNIEPISLVTLSKNVEFVNVRQGFSNGDIIVTLLPVNTKWPWVTAAHFRPELVPEELMAQGLTLTVEEYVHAMELLINDARFTLYNICYKRVLVCWITLAFLVLLALLFSGLTGLILFSLGVLWLILNAAAIFLCMWIKLRLSKGLEQCLARVNKLLSKHKLILALDDRGKISCHKVNLCFIYFDSGPCIAHIQQFIESEEGKTIMQGWEQRLDVPTNDIVIQGTQSTRLSRKQERGCLLYLRYAGRWGSQAVKNRLNLSSLVPGRHGEKYVCPCQFIEEHLKVKPPAGIAKYFTLPNQNVQVY; this is translated from the exons ATGAGTAATGTTGAAATTACTGAAGTAAATGAACTAAATGGCAATGTAAATCAAGATAAAGTGCGAAAAGGATGGGTTAAATTCGACGATGAATCTCCAAAGTCCGCAGAAAACGATGTGCCACCAAGTGTTTCCTCCCCCGAAGGAGCGAGTACTTCTGCAACAGCTCAGTCTGCTGCAGTACTGAAAACGGAAACCGTACATATAAACTTGGAAAGAGGAGATAAAAACATTGAGCCCATATCATTAGTTACATTATCCAAAAATGTCGAGTTTGTTAATGTTCGTCAAGGATTCT CTAATGGTGATATAATTGTGACTCTGCTGCCTGTGAACACTAAATGGCCCTGGGTGACAGCAGCACACTTCCGGCCAGAACTAGTGCCAGAGGAGCTCATGGCACAGGGACTAACT CTGACAGTGGAGGAATATGTTCATGCAATGGAACTGCTTATTAACGATGCTCGTTTTACATTGTATAACATATGCTACAAGCGTGTGCTTGTTTGTTGGATAACGCTTGCATTTCTTGTGCTGCTAGCACTGTTGTTTTCTGGCCTGACTGGACTGATATTGTTTTCATTGGGTGTGTTATGGCTGATTCTCAACGCAGCTGCAATTTTCCTGTGCATGTGGATAAAGTTGAGATTATCAAAAGGATTGGAACAATGTTTAGCAAGAGTTAACAAACTGCTAAGTAAACATAAATTGATCCTAGCACTTGATGATAGAGGAAAGATTTCATGTCATAAAGTAAATCTATGCTTTATTTACTTTGATTCTGGACCATGTATTGCACACATACAACAGTTCATTGAAAGTGAAGAaggtaaaacaataatgcagggCTGGGAACAGAGACTGGATGTGCCAACTAATGATATTGTAATCCAAGGAACACAGTCAACCAGGTTGTCCAGAAAAcag GAAAGGGGGTGTCTTCTATATCTGCGGTATGCTGGACGCTGGGGGTCACAGGCTGTTAAAAATAGACTTAACCTCAGCAGCCTGGTGCCTGGTCGCCACGGCGAGAAATATGTATGTCCTTGTCAGTTTATAGAAGAACACCTTAAGGTCAAACCTCCTGCGggtattgcaaaatattttactctTCCTAACCAAAATGTTCAAGTTTATTAA
- the LOC124645878 gene encoding transmembrane protein 268 isoform X1 codes for MSNVEITEVNELNGNVNQDKVRKGWVKFDDESPKSAENDVPPSVSSPEGASTSATAQSAAVLKTETVHINLERGDKNIEPISLVTLSKNVEFVNVRQGFSNGDIIVTLLPVNTKWPWVTAAHFRPELVPEELMAQGLTLTVEEYVHAMELLINDARFTLYNICYKRVLVCWITLAFLVLLALLFSGLTGLILFSLGVLWLILNAAAIFLCMWIKLRLSKGLEQCLARVNKLLSKHKLILALDDRGKISCHKVNLCFIYFDSGPCIAHIQQFIESEEGKTIMQGWEQRLDVPTNDIVIQGTQSTRLSRKQGMAEQVYLRYLQRWGKDFLRRRLDWTLDEEGGNPAAPRHLTQALCPCQYVEEVLRNKEPRDTRACCPLCNDWLRRRGLD; via the exons ATGAGTAATGTTGAAATTACTGAAGTAAATGAACTAAATGGCAATGTAAATCAAGATAAAGTGCGAAAAGGATGGGTTAAATTCGACGATGAATCTCCAAAGTCCGCAGAAAACGATGTGCCACCAAGTGTTTCCTCCCCCGAAGGAGCGAGTACTTCTGCAACAGCTCAGTCTGCTGCAGTACTGAAAACGGAAACCGTACATATAAACTTGGAAAGAGGAGATAAAAACATTGAGCCCATATCATTAGTTACATTATCCAAAAATGTCGAGTTTGTTAATGTTCGTCAAGGATTCT CTAATGGTGATATAATTGTGACTCTGCTGCCTGTGAACACTAAATGGCCCTGGGTGACAGCAGCACACTTCCGGCCAGAACTAGTGCCAGAGGAGCTCATGGCACAGGGACTAACT CTGACAGTGGAGGAATATGTTCATGCAATGGAACTGCTTATTAACGATGCTCGTTTTACATTGTATAACATATGCTACAAGCGTGTGCTTGTTTGTTGGATAACGCTTGCATTTCTTGTGCTGCTAGCACTGTTGTTTTCTGGCCTGACTGGACTGATATTGTTTTCATTGGGTGTGTTATGGCTGATTCTCAACGCAGCTGCAATTTTCCTGTGCATGTGGATAAAGTTGAGATTATCAAAAGGATTGGAACAATGTTTAGCAAGAGTTAACAAACTGCTAAGTAAACATAAATTGATCCTAGCACTTGATGATAGAGGAAAGATTTCATGTCATAAAGTAAATCTATGCTTTATTTACTTTGATTCTGGACCATGTATTGCACACATACAACAGTTCATTGAAAGTGAAGAaggtaaaacaataatgcagggCTGGGAACAGAGACTGGATGTGCCAACTAATGATATTGTAATCCAAGGAACACAGTCAACCAGGTTGTCCAGAAAAcag GGTATGGCAGAGCAAGTGTACCTCCGGTACCTGCAGCGCTGGGGGAAAGACTTCCTGCGCCGCCGGCTCGACTGGACTCTTGACGAGGAAGGCGGCAACCCCGCCGCCCCGCGTCATTTAACACAGGCGCTCTGCCCTTGTCAATATGTTGAGGAAGTATTGCGGAACAAAGAGCCCAGAGATACACGCGCTTGTTGCCCGCTCTGCAATGATTGGCTCAGGCGTCGCGGTCTTGATTGA